The Methylomagnum ishizawai genome has a window encoding:
- the glnA gene encoding glutamate--ammonia ligase: MTPQDVLKLIEEKEVRYVDLRFADTKGKEQHVTIPASTVDEDMFEDGKMFDGSSIAGWKHINESDMILMPDASTAVIDPFFDDVTLILRCDIIEPADMQGYERDPRSIAKRAEAYLKSTGIGDTAFFGPENEYFVFDDVRWGASMQGSFYKVDSEEAGWNSEKVYEDGNIGHRPGIKGGYFPVPPVDSMQDLRSAMCNTLEDMGLVVEVHHHEVATAGQCEIGVKFGTLVQKADEVLTLKYVVQNVAHAFGKTATFMPKPLVGDNGSGMHVHQSIAKDGVNLFTGDLYGGLSETALYYIGGIIKHAKALNAFCNASTNSYKRLVPGFEAPVMLAYSARNRSASIRVPYVQNPKARRIEVRFPDSTANPYLAFAAMLMAGLDGIQNKIHPGDAMDKDLYDLPAEEAKAIPQVCHSFDMALEALDADREFLTQGGVFTNDMIDAYIDLKMQEVTRLRMSTHPVEYDMYYSL, translated from the coding sequence ATGACGCCACAAGACGTACTGAAACTGATCGAAGAAAAGGAAGTCCGCTACGTGGACCTGCGCTTCGCCGACACCAAGGGCAAAGAACAGCACGTCACCATCCCGGCCAGCACCGTGGACGAGGACATGTTCGAGGACGGCAAGATGTTCGACGGCTCCTCCATCGCCGGTTGGAAGCACATCAACGAATCCGACATGATCCTGATGCCGGATGCCAGCACCGCCGTCATCGATCCCTTCTTCGACGATGTGACCCTGATCTTGCGCTGCGACATCATCGAACCCGCCGATATGCAGGGCTATGAGCGCGATCCCCGCTCCATCGCCAAACGCGCCGAAGCCTATCTGAAATCCACCGGCATCGGCGACACCGCGTTCTTCGGCCCGGAAAACGAATACTTCGTGTTCGACGACGTGCGTTGGGGCGCTTCCATGCAGGGTTCCTTCTACAAGGTCGATTCCGAGGAAGCCGGCTGGAACTCCGAGAAGGTCTACGAAGATGGCAACATCGGCCATCGTCCGGGCATCAAGGGCGGTTATTTCCCGGTGCCGCCGGTCGATTCCATGCAGGACCTGCGTTCCGCCATGTGTAACACCCTGGAGGACATGGGCCTGGTCGTGGAAGTCCACCACCACGAAGTCGCCACCGCCGGCCAGTGCGAAATCGGCGTGAAGTTCGGCACCCTGGTGCAGAAGGCCGACGAAGTGCTGACCCTGAAGTATGTGGTGCAGAACGTGGCCCACGCCTTCGGCAAGACCGCGACCTTCATGCCGAAGCCCTTGGTCGGCGACAACGGCAGCGGCATGCACGTCCACCAGTCCATCGCGAAGGACGGCGTGAACCTGTTCACCGGCGATCTGTACGGCGGCCTGTCCGAGACCGCGCTGTACTACATCGGCGGCATCATCAAGCACGCCAAGGCGCTGAACGCCTTCTGCAACGCCTCCACCAACAGCTACAAGCGCCTGGTGCCCGGTTTCGAGGCTCCGGTGATGCTGGCCTACTCGGCCCGCAACCGTTCCGCTTCCATCCGCGTGCCCTATGTGCAGAACCCCAAGGCCCGCCGCATCGAAGTCCGCTTCCCGGACTCCACCGCCAACCCGTACCTGGCTTTCGCGGCCATGCTGATGGCCGGCCTCGACGGCATCCAGAACAAGATCCATCCCGGCGACGCCATGGACAAGGACTTGTACGACCTGCCCGCCGAGGAAGCCAAGGCCATCCCGCAGGTTTGCCATTCCTTCGACATGGCGCTGGAAGCCCTGGACGCCGACCGCGAGTTCCTGACCCAGGGCGGCGTGTTCACCAACGACATGATCGACGCCTACATCGACCTGAAGATGCAGGAAGTCACCCGTCTGCGCATGAGCACCCATCCGGTCGAGTACGATATGTACTACAGCCTGTAA